In Gopherus evgoodei ecotype Sinaloan lineage chromosome 7, rGopEvg1_v1.p, whole genome shotgun sequence, the sequence AGGTGCTATCTGCTGGTTTACATTATTCCATCCCCTGACCCCCTTAAAAGGATGCATCCCTGCATCCTGCTGCAGCTTTTTCAAATAGTCTTTAAGCCATCCATTCAGTCTGCACCTGCTGTGATCTGCCCTTAGGGCTGAGACTAGAGGCAGGTGTGAGTCACGGCAATGCTCTCCTGCTGAGCCCTCCCTGATGCCACATCAAGCATTTACTCACGCTCACTATCCCTATCTTTGCTGGGCTTTCTGACCAAGGAACATGGTTTAGGGGTTGTGTGTTTGAACAGGGGGAAACTATAATACAGGACCCCCGTGAATATCTCAGCTGAGATTGGGTGGTTACTCAGGGTTCCAATGTAGGATCAGTGTCCGGGCACTGGGAATTAACAAAGGGCTTCAGCTAGTTGTAGTATACCACAAAAGATTGTTCATCCAGCTCTGGAGATGGCTCAAATAGCACTTTAGGCATTTTCCTGATGGCTGAAAAGGCATCATCACATTTTCTGTGTAATTTTTGACACTCCTTCTAATCTGGTCTTGTAATGAGATTTTGCTTTTAGCTGTTTTGAAAAACCTTGCAGCATACTGCATTAAATAATAGTATTAGATTATAACATTAACACTAAGGCCTTTGTGTATGCAGGGTCTGTATTGCCTATTACAGTGTAACTGCTATATGATCTGTATTCTttgatggtgggtttttttattttgttttgatgctTCATTATATGACTCTTCAAATGTAATTCTGTTGTCTTTGACTATGTTTTATGTACTCTTTCTTGCTTTATTAGATACACTAACTACTCATTtcttctaaataaatattttgtttttaaagaataacTGCTTGTGTTGTCCATCCTTGAGCAGAAGGCTGTATCTGTGTTGTGATAGATCTGTTACCAATCTCCCCGGGGCATCAGATGAtcaggctgaggctgcaggatctttaggggaggagatggagggcacaccaagtgactaaattttaaaactttattaataaaataacagcggagagtgctgggaatgctcccacatcactcagaggaaggaagaacaTGTTAgtaccccagccctgacccactttcatactcacacatgcgTGACAcgaggctggccaagcctgggtgtaacataagacgatgagagggaagggtggatggGAGTTCTTGTCCCATGTACGGGTCATCCGGGGTCTGCTGTTGATCTCCAGTTTGCTTTGGCTCTCAGGATggtttttaagtcctgggttcTTTCGGGGGCATCTCGTTCAGGGACCTCTGTTCCCCTTGAtctttgtaccagtccaaaccAGCTTTCTGTGGCTTCCTCAGCATTCCCAAAACATACTGGCTTCATAGATGCGAGACTGTTTTCGCTGGCCTTCACCATCTTGCCAGTATTGCAATCCCCTGCAAGTCTGTTCACCTGAATCCTTTCTCACAGCTGGTCAGGGTGGAATCCAGGCCCCCATCTTTCTTGGCAGGCATCCAAGAGTCAGATGTGTGCTGCAGCCTTGAGCTGGCAGGAGTCTGCGTCTTATCTTTGGATTGAGCTAGCTAAAGTGTCGAGTTAATCCGTTCTCtgctctcttccttcctcccccttttGGCCTCTCGCAACCTGCAAGGGAATCCACTCTGCATTCAGACCTTTTGACCCTCCACCAAAATGCCTTGCAATGCTTGCAACCACCTTAGCAACATGTAGTGCTGATCTGGCTTCCCAGGGGAcctgagggagggggccattgggtTGTGACAGTGTCCTTCCAAGGGTTAGCTTGCTTTGGGGAGCCCTCTTCAGATCGGAGACATGCCCCCTGGTAACACCTTGGCAGTTCCTCTACAGCAGATCACTACTTTATTGCCCCTTTAGATAAAGCAAATATTTGGGAACGCCTGTCCTAAGGTAGCACGTGCCTGCACCTATTTCTCTTTTGGTTGTGCAGAGACCCCCTTTGCTTACATGGAGCCTGAAGCTCCATGACACAAAAGCCTAATTGGACACACACGAGTTCTAAAACCATTTATATAAGACTATTAGGCACAGAAATAGGTTCAGAGCAACAGACTGAAAGGGCATGGGGGATCTTAAGAGAATTTGACAGCAACAGTGaaatagtaaaagaaaaaaatcccaatggCATAATTCCTTTCTCCACCTCTGGAGGTGTCAAAATCTTTACCCTTCACCTGATGTTTCTAATCCCACCAGTGGTGCACATAAAGCTGAGATGCACTAGCCTTTTGAGATGCATGGTTTGGTTGCTACTTAGTTTGGACCAAAGACCTGGTGGGGTACTTTGCTCCTCGACTACTAAGCCTTCACCTTCCCTCAGGATACATGCAAGCCTAAGTCCAAAGTGTTTACCAGGCCCATGGATagcaattccaggccccagggccagggctgtcccgggggggagggggagagctggggTGGAAGTGACAATTTGTCACTTCTGGGACCAATTGCACCAGCCCACAGGGTTTAGAGCAGTCATGTGCACCTAGGAGCCCTGTACCCCCCCCCacatgatttaaaagggcctggggctcctggatGCCACTGCAGGGTGGTGGCTGGAGGTCCCttggccctgggcaattgccccctttgtCCTCCCTCCCTCATCAGCGGGCCTGGTgttcacccccagccccagtctTGCAGTGTCCATCACAGTCTTGTTCCTTGGGTTCACACACACTCGCAGCCAGACCATCATCCTTCCCCCTTCCACTAAGGCTTCCCTGCCGCCCCTGCACACATTGCTGCCAAGAGGGTGCTCCTTCCAACTGTTGATTCTCATAGCTGCCATCTGCTGGCTTAttacacttttctttctttagcaTCCTGCACCCTGAGGTGCATAGGGCATCCACCAGTTTCCACCATTTatttctgccctgtgctgataTGTTCAGGCTTCTGAGTGTCATGTTGATGGATTTTACTTTTCTCTGTTGTTCTGCATGATGTTTCTCTGGGTTGCCTCCTTTTCACTTTCCAGGTAGTGTCCACATTATCACTTGCAGCAGAAGTTGTGTTAATGGCATCTGTAAAGAGTGTCCTGATATGTCCATCAGTGTCATCTTACCATGTTTGCTGCTTTAAGTGAGTTTTCTTGACAAAGAATTTCTGATGTTGCAAGAAACTTTCCACTGGAAAtagaaggttggttttttttcataTACTACTTGTATAATATAATGACACTTGAGGGTTGGGGGTATAAAAACTTGGAACTACATAAAAATGCATCAGTATGGGAACAAAGAGAACACAGTATTCCTTCTATTGTGGACTTGAAGACAGTAGGAAGTTGTGCCATTTCACCTATACTTAGTATAGCTGAAGTGGTACAATCCCTCCTAATGTGGATGCAGTAATATCTGTATAAAGGTGATTCCTGTATGTGCAGGAAATTAACTCAACTGGTATAAGTGCATCCACATTAGGACTTGTATGAGTGTAtctattttagtaaaagtcaactcccctccccccaactgaaATAGTCATCATACTTgtaaaacttttaagtgtagagtTAGGTCTGAGTTAGGCTTAAACTCTAACAAGGTAATCAGGATCAAGAAAGCAAGAGACTAGAGACACAGTTAATCGACACACaggcttacattttaaaaaagacatgCAACATGTGAAGCATATGTATAAGCCTAGTATTTGCAGACTCCAGTGTGTGCACACATCAAGTGTTTTGTGTATACAAAAGGATGTGTGTTTTGTCTACACACTTTAAAACATTTGGGCTAAAAAGTTTCTGATTAGAATTGTGGGCTAAAGTTTTCAATGAAGCTGTCTGCAAGATGAATTTGGATTTATCATCTTCTTCTCATCCTCTGAAGGCATGTaggagtttatttaaaaaaaatacagaaataaaaaaggCATGTCCTATACTCAGCATCttgcaaaacaaatatttttctgatattAAAGCTATGTTAGTTTAGCCATAGACAGCGCAAATAATTTTGCCATTACTGAATTGAAGGACTAAGTAAATCTTGGATTGCGATCAAAGTTACATCAATGCgtgggggtttgtttttgtttttaaattagttaTGGGATTAAGTTAAACTCTGAGGACACAATTTATTTTGATGGCAGCTTTGAGTCTCAGCAGCtcatgaaaatccatctaaattaGAAACTGCTTTTAAGGTTTATTATACACTGATAAAAGCATAAAGCTAATATTTACTTCCAAAATAGCCAATATAACTAAGTCTTTCCGACACAAACTTTTATCTTAAAACCACTTTATCTTATGTCATTGATAAAGCCATTTGAAATCTGGTTTTGGCCACAAGGTGGTGCAGATGCACTTATGAATAATCCTCTGCATCTAGTTCCTGTTATTTCAAAGGAGTTTTCTGAACAGCCTCAGAACAAACCCAGTAGCCATTAGCACAGGCTGTTTTTACAGACCTCAGCCACAGGGATTATACAACTTGTTTCACACAGCTTCTTGGAGGTGAGTCTTTATGTAAGGACCCAAGTTATCTTTCCTTTTTGTATCATGCTTTGTGGCATGTTCTAAAATAACAGCAACAGGGAAGCATTTACCCTCCTTTGCTGTAGTATCTGTAGCTTAGGCAAGGCTTGAATGACACTCTTCTCCAGCTGCTGTCCTACAGAGCTTGTCTAccctgctccccaactccctTTTCCGGTAAGGGGCTTAAAGTGCATTGGGACCTGCCCTCTGATCTATCCCAGTGACTGTGGACAGTAGGATGGAATTTgacacccctccccaccacacactgcTCTAAGCGCTGATCTTGGGTCCCTATCAAAATATTCTGAGAAAACAAATACAGAATTATCTTCATTGCTAACATTTCCCTCACCAAGCTGTTAGGCTTGTGCAGAGGAGCTCCACATTGTAAGCTTCACCCCTGGCAGCTGGGAGTAGGAGGGAGTTTTGGAGTCACGCACTCATATGTATTCTGTGGGTATtcagctgcaggacctcattccAATAGATGGGTTGTTCAACCTAATCTCTATAGCAAGACCCTTTGATTTTTGTGAGGTAACAATTTGCAATCCTGTAGCATATGGACACTTTGGCAGCATCATGAACGGAGTGAAAAAAGCTAGGTGTATGATGACGAGTTAAATACAGAGAGGCTATGAAGTACTTATTTCAATAGTTGCTCAGTAACTGAAAtgcttttcagtttgttttacaTTGACACAGAAACCTTGGGGCTTGTCCATGTAGTGCATTAATCTGCACCAGagaggtgtaaattctagtgtgcaCTAATGTGTTTTGTGCTAACTGGCCCGTGAGGACCCTGCTGGTGCATACTAAAAGTTTCCTCGTGTGCGTTAATGTACTATTTGATGTGAACTGACAAAAACACCTCAGTTTGGTGTGAGAtgatgtatttaaataaaataaaataaccaatgGCCCAATTTTGCACCCAGCTTAAATCAGTGTCACTTCCTTTAGTGGGTGCAGGATCACAACCTGAATATATGCTGTGAACTAGACAGATGCGGGCCAAAGGCACAAATTCAGCTCCACAGCTTGATTTAGGGGGTTGATTGTGCCCATTATGGAGATTAGGAGCGAGTAGCCTAAACCAGACTCACTGCTTTGTGCACTTTTTAAACATCCCCACATTGGACAAATTGAAAAGATGATTGAGCACCAGGTGATTAACCAGTTAAAGTGATTCTGCTTGTCAGCAGAGGACAGTGAAAAGAAGGGGgatagggtagggaaggctggaAGAAAAGGCCAGGGAACCCAAGCTCTGTGTCTGGGCAGAAGGTAAAAGCCTTATGCTGTTAGGGACAAGCACTTGTCTAGCATATGGTAACTAAAGCACATGGTGATGTATTTGGAAGGAGAGTGTGTCAGGACTTTTTACAGAGAGGAATCCGGGGTGAGGGAACCCTGCCCTAGAATGGCTGTTTGCAAGATATGTGTGGACCTGGGTTCCCATTTTTATCCTTCTCACCTCATAAGAGTTTGGGGGTCAAATGTGGGGTTTAAATTGGGTAAATCTTTTAGTATGAATTATAGAAATAAATACAACATTTTGACCTGATTAATGTGTAGCTATGGGTGTTGAGGCAGACCTGCTACTGCTTTAATTTACAAAATGATACAATGACAGTTCTTTAAAATGTATGGGGTAAAGTGGCACAGAAAATCCTACTCCAACCTTTTCTCATGTTTGTAGTGTTCAGGGATAGCACACTCGTTTGTTTCTAGTTATCATTCATATAATCAGTGAGGGGTTTTTGGTATATTAATGATTGCCTTGTCCTGTAACTATTCATCAATTTACAAAATTAGCCTCCAGTATAGATGGGCTAATGAGACACATCTACCAGCTCTGACACTGTAATGCACTTTGTTGTTTTtggactgagagagagagatttccttCTGGAGTGCTTGCGACCACATTTTTATGATGTCACTAACTGGGTGGGGTAAAGCCTTACAAAAGCAGCACAATCACAGCAGCTTCAGACAGCATCAACATGAACTGCAGCGTGCACCACAGAGTGCTGCTCAGTTACGGAATGGAGAAGAGGCTAGACTCAGTCACTCTGCAGCTCTTCTGGGACTTTGTCAAAGCAAAGGAGCAATTGCTGAAGTCACCTTACTTTCCAGTGCTGTTTTCTTTTACAGTTTACATGACTTTCTGTCTTCCTTACATTGCACTGGACTTCTTAAGCACTAAAGTACCAGCTGTGAGAAAATACAAAATCCAGTCTCTGAGTTATCCAACTCTGGGAATGATGGTACCTTGTATGGTTCAATGTGTCTATCATCACGTTGTCTTTATCTTCCCAGCGACACTTGCTCATTGGTACTGGAGACCAGTGGATTTACCAGTAATGGCTCCAGAGCTGCCGAGGGTCCTGCTGGATGTAACTGTTTGCCTGCTTCTCTTTGACTTCCAGTATTTTCTGTGGCATTTGCTTCATCATAAGGTGCCTTGGctctacaagacttttcacaagGTTCATCATAAGCATGTATCTACGTTTGCTCTTACCACACAGTACTTAAGTGTTTGGGAGTTACTTTCACTGGGATTTTTTGctgccataaatccagtgttgcTGAACTGCCATCCTTTGACAGAAATGATTTTCTTCCTTGTTAATATCTGGCTGTCAGTGGAGGATCATTCAGGCTATGAATTTCCATGGTCAACAAACAGACTGATGCCATTTGGCTTGTATGGAGGAGCTCCGCATCACGATCTCCATCACCTGAAGTTCAAGTGTAACTATGCTCCTTACTTCACCCACTGGGACAGACTATTTGGAACACTTGGTCGGGCACATTCACAACGATAACAGGGAATTCGTCTGTTACCTAGCTAATTTTGTACAGCTAATAAATTAagataatatttttttcagagcCACAGAAATATATAGTACGGAAtatataaatacacctctacctcgatgtaacatgacccgatataacacaaatttggatatactgtggtaaagcagtgctccgggggcggggctgtgcagtccggtggatcaaagcaagtttgatataacacagttttacctataacacggtaagattttttggctcgcgaggacagcgttatattgaggtagaggtgtatagtgTGAAAACATTTATAACAAATCTAATTTAATGTCTATATATATTTATGGAATTGCATTTGTAATGTCTGTTACTACTTGTTTGGAAACAATGTCACATTATAAGGAAAGCATAAGAGACAATTGCTGCCTTCTTTCCTTTGAATATGCTAGCTTTTATAAAGCATATTGTGCTACTGtgttttatacatacagagataAATATTTTCTTGCTGTTATAGGAGGACTTCTGATATGAATAGAAACAACACAATTTCTTAGACTTCTTAAAGCACACTTATTTAAAAAAGGTTGCTGCTGGATGGCATTAAATGTCTAATCTGATTCTGTTTTTCTTTGCAAGAATTTGGATCTTTATATTGCATACCCCCATATATGCTCTATTTTTTTAAGTgggaaataaatctttatttgtttaaaactgtgTTTTGCTTCCTTATATTTGGTCCTCAGAAAATGTGTGATTCTGATTTGAAATTCCTGTAGCTGTCCTCCAACTAAATTATTTGCTTTTGACTTGCAAAAACCCAGCTAGGAATCTGACTCAAATGCCCACAAAATTGAGgaatttttccattaattttcaTGAATCTTGAAGGACATTGGTTGAAGAACAAGCAACTTTAAGGCTGGTAAGAGCTGTAACAGGACTTCTTCTCCACCTCAGTGGGTCCCATGCTCCCTTCCAGGGGTGGGTCAGGATCAAGTCTCATCTCTCAGAATTTCCTGCCTGTTTATAGTTGGTGGGGAAATTCTGTCTCCAAGTGGCCTTCCTGTTTCTGGGCCTCCTAGGCCCTTACTACTTCACTGGGGGCTTCTGGCCTCAGTGGACATCCAggaaaagggggtgggagggtctaATCCCATCCTCTACTTTGGGCcctagcccagggaccctacaagtAGAAGCCTCACACTGCCTGTTCCCAGGAAAAGCTGCtagtttccctgggctacttccccatgcccCTTGGCTTATTGCCTCCACTTTGCTTGGGCAAGATTCCTCCCAACCCTCCTGACAGAGGAGGAAGAACCCCTAGTCTCTGGTAGCCCTTCTGGGCATGACAGCACCATAGCAAACACATGGCTCAATCTCTCCTCTCTAGAAGGGTCCTTTTCTTCAGGTCTTTGGACCTGGAACAGTCCTTAGCTCCTGTTTAGGGTAGAGTTTCTCCACAGTCTC encodes:
- the CH25H gene encoding cholesterol 25-hydroxylase, with protein sequence MNCSVHHRVLLSYGMEKRLDSVTLQLFWDFVKAKEQLLKSPYFPVLFSFTVYMTFCLPYIALDFLSTKVPAVRKYKIQSLSYPTLGMMVPCMVQCVYHHVVFIFPATLAHWYWRPVDLPVMAPELPRVLLDVTVCLLLFDFQYFLWHLLHHKVPWLYKTFHKVHHKHVSTFALTTQYLSVWELLSLGFFAAINPVLLNCHPLTEMIFFLVNIWLSVEDHSGYEFPWSTNRLMPFGLYGGAPHHDLHHLKFKCNYAPYFTHWDRLFGTLGRAHSQR